Proteins co-encoded in one Zootoca vivipara chromosome 3, rZooViv1.1, whole genome shotgun sequence genomic window:
- the HEY2 gene encoding hairy/enhancer-of-split related with YRPW motif protein 2, which yields MKRPCEETTSDSDMDETIDVGSENNYSGHSASSVIRSNSPTTTSQIMARKKRRGIIEKRRRDRINNSLSELRRLVPTAFEKQGSAKLEKAEILQMTVDHLKMLQATGGKGYFDAHALAMDFISIGFRECLTEVARYLSSVEGLDTSDPLRVRLVSHLSSCASQREAAAMTSTMAHHHHPLHPHHWAAAFHHLPAALLQQNGLHTSDISPCRLSTASEVPPHGSALLTATFAHADSTLRVPSAGSVAPCVPPLSTSLLSLSATVHAAAAAAAQSFPLSFAGAFPMLPPSAAAAVAAATAISPPLSVSASASPQQASGNGSNKPYRPWGTEVGAF from the exons GCACAGTGCCAGTTCAGTGATCCGATCAAATTCGCCTACGACAACATCTCAGATCATGGCCAGGAAAAAGCGAAGAGGG ATCATAGAAAAAAGGCGCCGTGATCGCATAAATAACAGTCTATCCGAACTGAGGCGGCTTGTGCCAACAGCATTTGAAAAACAA GGATCTGCCAAATTAGAAAAAGCAGAAATCCTGCAAATGACAGTGGATCATTTGAAGATGCTCCAGGCGACAGGCGGGAAAG GTTACTTTGACGCTCATGCTCTCGCCATGGATTTCATTAGCATTGGGTTTCGAGAATGCTTAACTGAAGTTGCGAGATACCTGAGTTCAGTGGAAGGCCTGGACACATCTGACCCTCTAAGAGTTAGACTAGTCTCTCATCTCAGTTCATGTGCTTCTCAGAGGGAAGCCGCAGCAATGACCTCGACCATGGCACATCACCACCACCCTTTGCATCCGCACCACTGGGCGGCAGCTTTCCACCATCTCCCTGCGGCTTTACTGCAACAGAATGGACTCCACACTTCTGACATCTCCCCTTGCAGACTCTCGACAGCATCAGAAGTGCCTCCCCATGGATCTGCTCTTCTCACGGCCACTTTTGCGCATGCCGATTCTACGCTTAGAGTGCCCTCTGCCGGCAGCGTTGCTCCCTGCGTCCCGCCACTTTCTACCTCTCTTCTCTCACTCTCGGCCACCGTACATGccgcagcggcagcggcagctcaGAGCTTCCCGCTCTCTTTTGCTGGGGCATTCCCAATGCTGCCACCTAGTGCAgcggcagcagtggctgctgcaACAGCAATCAGCCCACCGTTGTCCGTATCAGCATCTGCCAGCCCACAGCAAGCCAGTGGGAACGGAAGCAATAAACCCTACCGACCTTGGGGGACTGAAGTTGGagctttctaa